A genomic segment from Fodinicola acaciae encodes:
- a CDS encoding LLM class flavin-dependent oxidoreductase: MTKQIHLAAHFPGVNNTTVWSDPRSGSNIDFSGFVHLAKTAERGKMDFFFLAEGLRLREQRGKIHDLDVVGRPDTFTVLAALAAVTEKLGLGGTINATFNEPYELARQFAALDHLSGGRAAWNVVTSSDAFTGENFRRGGYLDHAARYDRAAETVQTARELWDTGVGEFSHQGRQFDIHGEFNTPTPPQGHPVVIQAGDSDSGREFGAATADAIFSAHGTLAAGQAFYRDVKGRLAKYGRTPDQLKILPGATFVLGDTDEEARENARQIRLRQVGPQTAIAFAEQLWNRDLSAYDPEGPLPDLEPADDAVSISQGRARTHRDRLTSVERWRQIAAEKGLNLRQTVIEVTGRQSFVGTPRKVAEEINAYVQRDAADGFILIPHLTPTGLDEFVDKVIPELQERGVFRGDYTGNTLRDHLDLAPVGQDDRRSGVISA; this comes from the coding sequence ATGACCAAGCAGATCCACCTCGCGGCGCATTTTCCCGGCGTCAACAACACCACGGTCTGGAGCGACCCGCGCTCCGGCAGCAACATCGACTTCAGCGGCTTCGTCCATCTTGCCAAGACCGCCGAACGCGGAAAGATGGACTTCTTCTTCCTCGCCGAGGGCCTGCGACTTCGCGAGCAGCGCGGCAAAATCCACGATCTCGATGTGGTCGGCCGGCCGGACACCTTCACCGTGCTCGCCGCTCTCGCGGCGGTGACCGAGAAACTCGGCCTTGGCGGCACGATCAACGCGACCTTCAACGAACCGTACGAGCTGGCCCGGCAGTTCGCCGCGCTCGACCACCTTTCCGGCGGCCGCGCGGCGTGGAACGTCGTCACCTCCTCTGACGCGTTCACGGGTGAGAACTTCCGTCGCGGCGGCTATCTCGACCATGCCGCGCGATATGACCGCGCGGCCGAGACGGTGCAGACGGCACGAGAGCTGTGGGACACCGGAGTCGGCGAGTTTTCCCACCAGGGCAGGCAGTTTGACATCCACGGCGAGTTCAACACACCGACTCCGCCGCAGGGACATCCGGTCGTCATCCAGGCCGGCGACTCCGACAGCGGCCGGGAATTCGGCGCGGCCACCGCGGACGCGATTTTCTCCGCCCATGGCACGTTGGCGGCCGGCCAGGCCTTCTACCGGGACGTGAAAGGCCGGCTGGCGAAATACGGGCGTACGCCCGACCAGCTGAAAATCCTGCCGGGCGCCACCTTCGTGCTCGGCGACACCGACGAGGAGGCGCGCGAAAACGCGCGACAGATCCGGTTGCGGCAGGTCGGTCCGCAGACCGCGATCGCCTTCGCCGAGCAGCTGTGGAACCGCGATCTTTCCGCGTACGACCCGGAAGGACCGCTGCCGGACCTCGAGCCGGCCGACGACGCCGTGTCGATTTCGCAGGGTCGCGCGCGTACGCACCGCGACCGGCTGACGAGCGTCGAGCGGTGGCGGCAGATCGCCGCGGAAAAGGGCCTCAACCTCCGGCAGACCGTCATCGAGGTCACCGGCCGGCAATCCTTTGTCGGCACACCGCGGAAAGTCGCTGAGGAGATCAACGCGTACGTGCAAAGGGACGCGGCCGACGGCTTCATCCTGATCCCGCACCTGACCCCGACCGGCCTGGACGAGTTCGTCGACAAGGTCATCCCGGAGTTGCAGGAACGCGGCGTCTTTCGCGGTGACTACACCGGAAACACCCTACGCGACCATCTGGACCTGGCGCCGGTCGGGCAGGACGACCGACGGAGCGGAGTGATCTCGGCATGA
- a CDS encoding NAD(P)H-dependent oxidoreductase, protein MSEALTLIGHPRAGSRTGALARAVATAIGGSVPGLDEWRTLELAEVVQVRIAGQPDDRPTPPATGDDPFTLVKSARLVVVATPSFKGTYTGLLKAFIDLLPPGHLGETVVVPIAVAGSDAHVQSTSDTLRAVLVEVGATVPVVLGVPESALAESDAIAQKFVADRAAEIARALA, encoded by the coding sequence ATGAGCGAGGCTTTGACGCTGATCGGCCACCCACGGGCCGGCTCGCGCACCGGCGCGCTGGCGCGGGCGGTGGCGACCGCGATCGGTGGCAGCGTGCCCGGCCTGGACGAGTGGCGGACACTGGAGCTCGCCGAGGTCGTCCAGGTGCGGATCGCCGGCCAGCCCGACGACCGGCCGACGCCGCCGGCCACCGGCGACGATCCTTTCACGCTGGTGAAAAGCGCGCGGCTCGTGGTGGTGGCGACGCCGTCGTTCAAGGGGACCTACACCGGCCTGCTCAAGGCATTCATCGACCTGCTGCCGCCGGGACATCTCGGTGAGACGGTCGTGGTGCCGATCGCCGTCGCCGGCTCCGACGCGCACGTACAGTCCACATCGGACACTCTGCGCGCGGTGCTTGTCGAGGTCGGCGCGACCGTACCGGTGGTGCTGGGTGTGCCGGAGTCGGCGCTGGCCGAAAGTGACGCGATAGCACAGAAGTTCGTCGCCGATCGCGCCGCCGAGATCGCACGGGCGCTGGCATGA
- a CDS encoding flavin reductase family protein encodes MSSLAALVSDARPDGVDLIFREVFRRHAVGVAVVTAGVDKPVGFTATSLVSVSAEPPLLSFNISKTSSSWPTVCRSEHLAIHLLAEHQGAVATVFATSGIDRFAEVPGWRRGPYQVPLLPDALAHLVARVHTRIDAGDHAVVIAAVLDGAHTDAAPLVAHQGGWTGLRQRQGDSR; translated from the coding sequence ATGAGCAGCCTGGCGGCCCTGGTGAGCGACGCCCGGCCGGACGGTGTCGACCTGATCTTCCGCGAGGTTTTCCGGCGGCACGCGGTCGGTGTCGCGGTCGTCACGGCCGGCGTCGACAAGCCGGTCGGTTTCACCGCGACCTCGCTGGTCTCGGTGTCGGCCGAGCCGCCGTTGCTCAGTTTCAACATTTCCAAAACGTCATCGAGCTGGCCGACCGTCTGCCGGTCGGAGCACCTGGCGATCCACCTGCTCGCCGAACACCAGGGTGCGGTGGCGACCGTCTTCGCGACCAGCGGCATCGACCGGTTTGCCGAGGTGCCGGGGTGGCGCCGCGGACCGTACCAGGTGCCGCTGCTGCCCGACGCGCTCGCACATCTGGTCGCTCGCGTGCACACTCGGATCGACGCCGGTGATCACGCGGTCGTGATCGCCGCGGTGCTCGACGGCGCGCACACGGACGCCGCGCCGCTGGTCGCGCACCAAGGTGGCTGGACCGGACTGCGGCAACGACAGGGAGACAGCAGATGA
- a CDS encoding LLM class flavin-dependent oxidoreductase, with the protein MTRLSILDLSPVGAGGTAAQAVHNSVDLARKAEAAGYHRYWLAEHHIAPGVASSATAVLIGQIAAATKTIRVGSGAVQLGHHTALSVAEEFGTLAAFYPGRIDLGLGRSGHRKPPPPGVRIPEPPRGERKVVDGLVVPAGFPITPMATSPRLVLENRLIHLPGAEPVDYGDAVHDILAFLNGNYSLDGLEAHATPGEGADVQPWIFGSSGGESAILAGKLGLPFAASYHVAPAKVLEAVAGYREAFRPSERFPRPYVAVSADIVVADSDERAAELASPYGLWVLSIRSGRGAISFPTPEEAAKHEWTDEERELVVDRLDTQFVGSPATVAEKLRTLQRVTGADELILTTITHDYADRVRSHQLIAAELA; encoded by the coding sequence ATGACCCGACTGTCCATTTTGGACCTGTCGCCGGTCGGCGCTGGCGGCACTGCCGCGCAGGCCGTCCATAACAGCGTCGACCTGGCGCGAAAGGCGGAGGCGGCTGGATATCACCGTTATTGGCTGGCCGAGCATCACATCGCACCTGGCGTGGCCAGCTCGGCCACCGCGGTGCTGATCGGCCAGATCGCGGCCGCGACGAAGACGATCCGCGTCGGCTCCGGTGCCGTCCAGCTCGGCCATCACACCGCGCTGTCGGTCGCGGAGGAATTTGGCACGCTGGCGGCGTTTTACCCCGGCCGCATCGACCTCGGCCTCGGCCGCTCCGGCCACCGTAAGCCACCACCGCCCGGCGTGAGAATTCCGGAACCGCCGCGTGGCGAACGAAAGGTCGTCGACGGCCTGGTCGTTCCGGCCGGATTTCCGATCACGCCGATGGCCACCTCGCCGCGGCTGGTGTTGGAAAACCGGCTGATTCACCTGCCGGGCGCCGAGCCGGTCGATTACGGCGACGCCGTACACGACATTTTGGCCTTCCTCAACGGAAACTACAGCTTGGATGGGTTGGAGGCGCACGCCACGCCCGGCGAGGGCGCGGACGTGCAGCCGTGGATCTTCGGCAGCAGCGGTGGTGAAAGTGCGATCTTGGCTGGAAAGCTTGGCCTGCCCTTTGCTGCCAGCTATCACGTGGCGCCGGCCAAGGTGCTGGAGGCTGTGGCCGGCTATCGTGAGGCTTTCCGTCCGTCCGAACGGTTTCCGCGGCCGTACGTGGCGGTCAGCGCCGACATCGTGGTCGCCGACTCCGACGAGCGCGCCGCCGAGCTGGCTTCGCCGTATGGCCTGTGGGTCCTCAGCATCCGCTCCGGTCGCGGCGCGATTTCCTTTCCCACGCCGGAAGAAGCCGCCAAACATGAGTGGACCGACGAGGAACGCGAGCTGGTTGTCGACCGGCTGGACACGCAGTTTGTCGGCTCACCGGCGACGGTCGCGGAAAAACTGCGTACGCTCCAACGCGTCACCGGCGCCGACGAGCTCATCTTGACCACCATCACGCACGACTACGCCGACCGAGTCCGCTCACACCAACTCATCGCCGCCGAACTCGCCTGA
- a CDS encoding phosphatase PAP2 family protein, whose protein sequence is MSTSLVRSSRPRLSQLVAAGVIALLVLTFGFLALLDAVNERDGIAGWDQPVLAFAVHHRAAPLTGFFATVTALGAGPGLVVVALAVAALGMWRLRSIWPGVLVLVTLVGAELVSTTAKVLVHRARPPHGFWLSNAGGYSYPSGHALLSASTYSVLAFVGCCLVRALWARLTVALAAGAMVVAVSVSRVYLGVHWLTDVLAGTMVGLGWLTLVLVGAGVASHPPFRRSVRSLTARLQRSRPPRA, encoded by the coding sequence GTGAGCACCTCCCTCGTCCGGTCCAGCCGGCCGCGGCTCAGCCAGCTGGTCGCGGCCGGTGTCATCGCGCTGCTCGTGCTGACCTTCGGGTTCCTGGCGCTGCTGGACGCGGTCAACGAGCGGGACGGGATCGCCGGCTGGGACCAGCCGGTGCTCGCGTTCGCCGTACACCACCGCGCCGCGCCGCTGACCGGCTTCTTCGCCACCGTCACCGCGCTCGGCGCCGGTCCCGGCCTGGTCGTGGTCGCGCTGGCGGTGGCGGCGCTGGGGATGTGGCGGCTGCGATCGATCTGGCCGGGGGTGTTGGTGCTGGTGACGCTGGTCGGCGCGGAGCTGGTGAGTACGACCGCCAAGGTGCTGGTCCACCGGGCCCGGCCGCCGCACGGCTTCTGGCTGTCCAACGCCGGCGGCTACTCGTACCCGTCCGGCCACGCCCTGCTGTCGGCGTCGACGTACAGCGTGCTGGCCTTCGTCGGCTGCTGCCTCGTACGCGCGCTGTGGGCGCGGCTGACCGTCGCGCTGGCGGCCGGTGCGATGGTCGTCGCGGTGTCGGTCAGCCGCGTCTATCTCGGCGTGCACTGGCTGACCGACGTACTCGCCGGGACCATGGTCGGACTCGGCTGGCTGACCCTGGTGCTGGTTGGAGCCGGGGTCGCCAGTCATCCGCCGTTTCGCCGGTCCGTACGGTCCCTGACCGCGCGCCTGCAACGCTCACGCCCACCCCGCGCTTGA